Proteins from a genomic interval of Lolium perenne isolate Kyuss_39 chromosome 1, Kyuss_2.0, whole genome shotgun sequence:
- the LOC139834965 gene encoding uncharacterized protein, whose translation MRNSVRDKEMPSIGDPPSDIRCHRELMLWLLDCLGSMKDAELDNSLMVMYQMWLARNDARESRKIDDPTAIANRAMSLLEEWNNVQCRPAPRSDKPKDRWTPPARDCLKVNVDGAAAKASGNGGGGVVIRDHDGSYIAGACHFFPSLLDPEEAELKACRRGLMLVKELRLNRVQLETDSSGVAAKLNCEEKDRSVHGPLVEEIKKMLQSIEDCSVKWARRSANDAAHKLAREGCVEKITECSEFWSLGLLMSACMSSVSWPG comes from the exons ATGCGCAACTCCGTTCGCGACAAGGAGATGCCGTCTATTGGCGACCCGCCGAGTGATATACGCTGTCACAGGGAACTTATGTTATGGCTGCTTGATTGTTTGGGTTCAATGAAGGATGCGGAGCTGGATAATTCACTGATGGTTATGTACCAGATGTGGCTGGCGCGAAATGACGCCAGAGAATCCAGGAAGATTGATGACCCAACTGCTATTGCGAACAGAGCGATGAGCCTGCTGGAGGAATGGAATAATGTTCAATGTAGGCCGGCGCCAAGATCTGACAAGCCAAAGGATCGTTGGACTCCACCAGCTCGAGATTGTTTGAAGGTGAAtgtcgacggcgcggcggcaaaAGCTTCAGGAAATGGCGGTGGAGGAGTGGTCATTAGGGACCACGATGGCAGCTACATTGCGGGGGCATGCCATTTTTTCCCCTCCCTGTTGGATCCTGAAGAAGCTGAACTAAAGGCATGTAGACGCGGGCTCATGTTGGTGAAGGAACTGAGACTAAATCGGGTTCAGTTGGAGACGGACAGCTCTGGTGTTGCTGCAAAGCTGAACTGTGAGGAGAAGGACAGGTCAGTGCATGGTCCTTTGGTTGAGGAGATCAAGAAGATGCTACAATCGATAGAGGACTGCTCGGTTAAGTGGGCAAGGCGATCGGCGAATGATGCTGCTCACAAGCTAGCAAGGGAAGGCTGCGTGGAGAAA ATCACCGAATGCTCTGAATTCTGGTCATTGGGCCTCTTGATGTCTGCATGCATGAGCTCAGTTTCTTGGCCAGGTTGA
- the LOC127327537 gene encoding golgin candidate 5, translating into MAWWSGSLGGLQDIAGAVNKISESVKNIEKNFDSALGLEEKRDDDEGSGSRTSNSDGMGFFNPVMAFMGQNGEESSTEASEKQQLPQHSTAVEVNHKVTTKPATSEAGACEVPPVITQVPKEPPELEENVSGSTEPPVSKADVSDQSVRPQSPIRSSAAEENHDGSTESPTSKRDTSEVSETQQSPTPPSIAEETFGGSIETSNSIEKEKHGHQDTENSDPNVEALPSQPDSSIRDIPGDGTSSPNKLDQSSDMGTEESIHAGKEDTDDGKSSRLQPADSMVATSDDVNEAEVKIVQELDIQKEIISPQENSDIVDKASHGEVKVHDGETNTAENGEENDQTKAHAVSVVENEDTTMIQLENVSSKSIIVDNDPDLQNELVPASAHVPVGPLEVGSHANDLRKEEKIQDSVTTMNSAESVGSVVELEKLKRDMKMMDAALQGAARQSQSKADEIARLMNENEQLKATIDELKGKSVEAEMDALKDEYHQRVATLERKVYALTKERDTLRREQNKKSDAAALLKEKDEIITQVMAEGEELSKKQAAQEATIRKLRAQIREFEEEKQRLNSKIQVEETKVESIKRDKAATEKLLQETIERNQSELAAQKEFYTNALNAAKEAEALAESRVNTEAKVELESRLREACEKENMLINTIEELRNALTRQEQEAAFREERLKRDHDDLQKRYQASELRYNELVTQVPESTRPLLRQIEAMQESVARREEAWAGVERTLNSRLQEAEAKAAASEEKERSINERLSQSSSRITVLETQITILRTEQTQLSRSLEKERQRASESRQEYLAIKEEAAIQEGRAKQLEEEIKELRARHRKELQEAAEHRGLLEKDLEREKAARAELEKTSSRESPKIPLPDQIKNAPNRKLSSVGSLEESHFLQASLDLSDSSSLERRMSAESNMSYYLRSMTPSAFESALRQKDGELASYMSRLASLESIRNSLAEELVKLTEQCEKLRNEAAALPGLKAELEALKQRHFQALELMGERDEELEELRNDIVDLKDMYREQVDLLVSQLQTLGARV; encoded by the exons ATGGCGTGGTGGTCGGGCTCGCTGGGCGGGCTGCAGGACATCGCCGGCGCCGTCAACAAGATCAGCGAGAGCGTCAAGAACATCGAGAAGAACTTCGACAGCGCGCTCGGCCTCGAGGAGAAGCGCGACGACGACGAAG GATCAGGGTCTCGTACGTCGAACTCTGATGGAATGGGATTCTTTAATCCTGTCATGGCCTTCATGGGACAAAATGGCGAGGAGAGCTCTACGGAAGCATCAGAAAAGCAACAATTGCCTCAACATTCAACAGCAGTAGAAGTGAATCATAAGGTCACCACCAAGCCAGCTACATCTGAAGCAGGTGCTTGTGAAGTACCACCAGTAATAACACAAGTTCCAAAGGAGCCTCCAGAATTAGAAGAAAACGTTAGCGGCTCCACGGAGCCGCCTGTATCTAAGGCGGATGTTTCTGATCAATCTGTAAGACCGCAGTCTCCAATACGTTCTTCAGCAGCGGAAGAAAATCATGATGGCTCCACCGAGTCACCTACATCTAAGAGGGACACTTCTGAAGTATCAGAAACACAGCAGTCACCAACACCTCCATCTATAGCAGAAGAAACTTTTGGCGGATCCATTGAGACCAGTAACTCAATCGAGAAGGAAAAACATGGTCATCAAGACACTGAAAATTCGGATCCTAATGTTGAAGCTTTACCGAGTCAGCCTGATTCATCCATAAGAGACATACCTGGTGATGGAACATCTTCACCTAACAAATTGGATCAATCAAGTGATATGGGAACAGAAGAATCTATCCATGCTGGAAAGGAAGACACAGATGATGGAAAATCCTCCCGGTTACAACCAGCAGATTCCATGGTCGCCACTTCAGATGATGTAAATGAAGCCGAGGTGAAAATTGTTCAAGAACTCGATATCCAAAAGGAAATAATCAGCCCACAGGAGAACAGTGACATTGTCGACAAAGCCAGTCATGGGGAAGTCAAAGTACATGATGGTGAAACTAATACAGCCGAGAACGGAGAAGAGAACGATCAAACAAAAGCACATGCAGTATCTGTTGTCGAAAATGAGGATACTACAATGATACAGCTTGAAAACGTTAGCTCAAAGTCAATAATTGTGGACAATGATCCAGACTTGCAAAATGAGTTGGTACCAGCTTCTGCACATGTGCCTGTTGGTCCACTAGAAGTTGGTTCTCATGCAAATGATTTGAGAAAAGAAGAAAAGATTCAGGACTCTGTTACAACCATGAATTCTGCGGAATCTGTTGGTTCTGTCGTTGAACTAGAGAAACTAAAACGTGACATGAAGATGATGGATGCTGCATTGCAAGGTGCTGCTAGACAGTCCCAG TCCAAAGCTGATGAAATTGCTAGACTCATGAATGAGAACGAACAGCTGAAAGCAACAATTGATGAGCTAAAG GGTAAGTCAGTTGAAGCAGAAATGGATGCGCTTAAGGATGAATATCACCAGCGAGTAGCAACTCTTGAAAGGAAG GTGTATGCACTAACCAAAGAACGAGATACATTAAGGAGAGAGCAAAATAAGAAAAGTGACGCAGCTGCTCTTTTGAAAGAAAAGGACGAGATTATCACTCAGGTCATGGCTGAAG GTGAAGAGCTATCGAAAAAACAAGCTGCTCAAGAAGCTACTATACGAAAACTGAGAGCACAG ATTcgtgagtttgaagaagaaaagcAACGGCTGAACTCAAAGATCCAG GTTGAGGAGACAAAGGTTGAGAGTATTAAAAGAGATAAGGCAGCAACAGAGAAGTTGCTACAAGAAACAATCGAAAGAAATCAATCTGAACTTGCAGCTCAGAAGGAGTTCTACACAAATGCTCTTAATGCAGCAAAAGAGGCTGAGGCATTAGCTGAATCAAGAGTCAACACAGAAGCCAAAGTTGAGCTTGAGAGCCGCTTAAGAGAAGCCTGCGAAAAAGAAAATATGCTGATTAACACAATCGAGGAGTTGAGGAATGCTCTTACCAGACAAGAACAGGAG GCTGCTTTCAGGGAAGAACGGTTAAAAAGGGATCATGATGATCTTCAAAAGCGCTATCAG GCCAGTGAACTTCGTTATAATGAACTGGTTACACAAGTTCCTGAGTCGACAAGGCCACTCTTAAGGCAAATTGAAGCCATGCAG GAGTCAGTTGCTCGAAGGGAAGAAGCTTGGGCTGGTGTGGAGAGAACCTTGAACTCTCGCCTTCAG GAAGCAGAAGCGAAAGCTGCTGCCTCAGAAGAAAAGGAGCGGTCTATAAATGAGAGACTGTCACAAAGTTCATCCCGCATAACTGTTCTGGAGACCCAG ATTACAATTCTTAGAACAGAGCAGACTCAGCTGAGCCGATCTCTTGAAAAGGAGAGACAGAGAGCATCTGAAAGTAGACAGGAGTACCTTGCAATTAAGGAAGAGGCGGCAATACAAGAAGGACGTGCCAAACAGCTTGAAGAAGAAATAAAGGAGCTTAGAGCTAGGCACAGAAAGGAGCTGCAAGAAGCGGCAGAACACAGGGGACTGCTTGAGAAG GACCTTGAAAGGGAAAAGGCTGCCAGGGCAGAACTTGAGAAAACTTCTTCCCGCGAGTCACCTAAAATTCCACTTCCAGATCAAATAA aaaatgctCCCAACAGAAAGCTGTCTAGTGTTGGTAGCCTGGAAGAAAGCCATTTCCTTCAAGCATCATTGGACTTGTCTGATAGCTCTTCATTGGAGAGGAGAATGTCTGCAGAAAGTAATATGTCATACTATCTCAGGAGCATGACTCCAAGTGCTTTTGAGTCAGCACTCCGTCAAAAGGATGGAGAATTGGCTTCTTACATGTCACGCTTG GCCTCATTGGAATCTATTCGGAATTCTCTGGCAGAGGAGCTGGTAAAACTAACGGAGCAA TGTGAAAAGTTGCGGAATGAAGCTGCTGCTCTGCCTGGCCTAAAGGCTGAACTGGAAGCACTGAAACAAAGACACTTTCAAGCTCTAGAACTTATGGGGGAACGTGATGAAGAG ttggaagaatTACGGAATGATATTGTTGACCTAAAGGATATGTACAGAGAACAAGTCGATCTTCTTGTTAGCCAG CTCCAGACATTGGGCGCTCGTGTATAG
- the LOC127327538 gene encoding photosystem I reaction center subunit VI, chloroplastic produces the protein MASLVAVQPVAVKGLSGSSISGRKLAVRPSSARSIRRARGAAVVAKYGEKSVYFDLDDIGNTTGQWDLYGSDAPSPYNGLQSKFFNTFAAPFTKRGLLLKFLLLGGGSLLAYVSASASPDLLPIKKGPQLPPVPGPRGKI, from the exons ATGGCGTCCCTCGTCGCCGTCCAGCCGGTCGCCGTGAAGGGCCTCTCCGGCAGCTCCATCTCCGGCCGCAAGCTCGCCGTCCGGCCCTCCTCCGCCCGCTCCATCCGCAG GGCTCGGGGCGCGGCGGTGGTGGCCAAGTACGGCGAGAAGAGCGTGTACTTCGACCTGGACGACATCGGCAACACGACGGGGCAGTGGGACCTGTACGGCTCCGACGCGCCGTCGCCCTACAACGGCCtgcagagcaagttcttcaacacCTTCGCCGCGCCCTTCACCAAGCGCGGCCTGCTGCTCAAGTTCCTGCTCCTCGGCGGCGGCTCGCTGCTCGCCTACGTCTCCGCCAGCGCCTCGCCGGACCTGCTCCCCATCAAGAAGGGGCCCCAGCTGCCCCCCGTCCCCGGCCCACGCGGCAAGATCTAA
- the LOC127327539 gene encoding rop guanine nucleotide exchange factor 9 isoform X1, which translates to MAPPFLKTGHGRDSRFSFRRRKSGKASPSPSSPLSVSSSEEITDPGSPMESSKAQTLPCARRALSRSSCGSRGKLSVDLIPPPLAGGPSDAPRPSTSAPPPKPAPRHDGPPSDYEIVREKFSKLLLGEDMSGTGKGVSSALALSNAITNLAASVFGEQRRLQPMAPEQKARWTKEIDWLLSVADHIVEFVPSRQVSDDGSTMEVMITQQRKDLQMNIPALRKLDMMLLDYLDSFSDKQEFWYVKKESNDSEKSGDAPTQGDKWWLPTVKVPPNGLSDSSRRWLQHQKELVNQVLKATMAINANVIMEMDVPDAYMESLPKNGKSTLGDSMYKLITDEYFDPEELIATVDLSNEYNIVDLKNRIEASVVIWQKKMTQKDTGKLSWGHGVSHEKRGRFEGRAENVLLLLKHRFPGISQSALDISKIQYNRDVGSAILESYSRTLESLAFTVMSRIEDVLHADSLAQDPKNADAMRMPSLQSDDTDTVVQDAKDEVERLGRMEPLNSTLFDYVGPRDGDIQSMIAESDDPQDAKVTKVSPIATKRFSYLDKLENLGGTRSPISRH; encoded by the exons atggcgccgccgttCCTCAAGACCGGGCACGGCCGCGACTCCAGGTTCTCGTTCAGGCGCCGGAAGTCGGGCAAGGCCTCGCCCTCGCCGTCCTCGCCGCTGTCCGTGTCGTCCTCGGAGGAGATCACCGACCCGGGGAGCCCCATGGAGTCGTCCAAGGCCCAGACGCTGCCGTGCGCCAGGCGggcgctctcaaggagcagctgcgGCTCCAGGGGGAAGCTGTCCGTCGACCTGatcccgccgccgctcgccggcggCCCGTCCGACGCGCCAAGGCCGTccacctccgcgccgccgcccaagcccgcCCCACGGCACGACGGCCCGCCTTCAG ATTATGAGATCGTGAGGGAGAAGTTCTCCAAGCTGCTGCTGGGGGAGGACATGTCCGGCACCGGCAAAGGGGTGTCCTCTGCTCTCGCCCTCTCCAACGCCATCACCAATCTTGCAG CTTCCGTGTTCGGCGAGCAGCGTCGTCTCCAGCCGATGGCCCCGGAGCAGAAGGCCCGGTGGACCAAGGAGATCGACTGGCTCCTCTCCGTCGCCGATCACATCGTCGAGTTTGTTCCGTCACGTCAGGTGTCCGACGATGGCAGCACCATGGAG GTAATGATAACCCAGCAGCGCAAGGATCTGCAGATGAACATCCCCGCGCTGCGCAAGCTCGACATGATGCTCCTT GACTATCTTGACAGTTTCAGCGACAAACAGGAGTTCTGGTACGTTAAGAAAGAATCAAATGACTCTGAAAAGAGTGGCGACGCGCCGACGCAGGGTGACAAGTGGTGGCTCCCAACCGTCAAGGTCCCTCCGAATGGCCTGTCCGATTCTTCGAGGAGATGGCTTCAGCACCAGAAGGAGCTCGTCAACCAGGTCTTGAAGGCAACAATGGCCATCAATGCTAATGTTATTATGGAGATGGACGTTCCGGATGCTTACATGGAGTCTCTGCCTAAG AATGGAAAGTCGACCCTTGGGGACTCTATGTACAAGCTTATAACCGACGAGTATTTTGACCCCGAAGAACTCATCGCAACAGTCGACTTGTCGAACGAGTACAACATTGTTGATCTGAAGAATAGAATCGAAGCCTCCGTCGTCATTTGGCAGAAGAAAATGACGCAGAAGGACACAGGCAAGTTATCGTGGGGCCATGGTGTCAGTCACGAGAAGCGGGGGCGGTTCGAAGGGAGGGCGGAGAATGTTCTTCTCCTCCTTAAGCACAGGTTTCCTGGAATTTCTCAGTCAGCTCTAGACATCAGCAAAATCCAATATAACAGG GATGTTGGCAGTGCCATTTTGGAGAGCTATTCCAGGACACTCGAGAGTCTGGCCTTCACGGTCATGTCTCGCATCGAAGACGTCCTCCATGCTGACTCCCTCGCCCAAGACCCCAAGAACGCGGACGCGATGAGGATGCCAAGCTTGCAATCAGATGACACGGATACGGTCGTCCAGGACGCCAAGGACGAGGTGGAGAGGCTGGGAAGGATGGAGCCGCTTAACTCAACGTTGTTCGACTACGTGGGCCCCCGGGACGGAGACATCCAGAGCATGATTGCAGAATCGGATGATCCCCAGGATGCAAAGGTGACGAAGGTGTCCCCGATCGCGACCAAGAGGTTCTCTTACCTTGATAAGCTTGAGAATTTGGGTGGAACGAGGAGCCCCATATCTAGACACTAG
- the LOC127327539 gene encoding rop guanine nucleotide exchange factor 9 isoform X2, whose translation MAPPFLKTGHGRDSRFSFRRRKSGKASPSPSSPLSVSSSEEITDPGSPMESSKAQTLPCARRALSRSSCGSRGKLSVDLIPPPLAGGPSDAPRPSTSAPPPKPAPRHDGPPSDYEIVREKFSKLLLGEDMSGTGKGVSSALALSNAITNLAASVFGEQRRLQPMAPEQKARWTKEIDWLLSVADHIVEFVPSRQVSDDGSTMEVMITQQRKDLQMNIPALRKLDMMLLDYLDSFSDKQEFWYVKKESNDSEKSGDAPTQGDKWWLPTVKVPPNGLSDSSRRWLQHQKELVNQVLKATMAINANVIMEMDVPDAYMESLPKNGKSTLGDSMYKLITDEYFDPEELIATVDLSNEYNIVDLKNRIEASVVIWQKKMTQKDTGKLSWGHGVSHEKRGRFEGRAENVLLLLKHRFPGISQSALDISKIQYNRCLLLRCIARTHFFVRLFFAGCWQCHFGELFQDTRESGLHGHVSHRRRPPC comes from the exons atggcgccgccgttCCTCAAGACCGGGCACGGCCGCGACTCCAGGTTCTCGTTCAGGCGCCGGAAGTCGGGCAAGGCCTCGCCCTCGCCGTCCTCGCCGCTGTCCGTGTCGTCCTCGGAGGAGATCACCGACCCGGGGAGCCCCATGGAGTCGTCCAAGGCCCAGACGCTGCCGTGCGCCAGGCGggcgctctcaaggagcagctgcgGCTCCAGGGGGAAGCTGTCCGTCGACCTGatcccgccgccgctcgccggcggCCCGTCCGACGCGCCAAGGCCGTccacctccgcgccgccgcccaagcccgcCCCACGGCACGACGGCCCGCCTTCAG ATTATGAGATCGTGAGGGAGAAGTTCTCCAAGCTGCTGCTGGGGGAGGACATGTCCGGCACCGGCAAAGGGGTGTCCTCTGCTCTCGCCCTCTCCAACGCCATCACCAATCTTGCAG CTTCCGTGTTCGGCGAGCAGCGTCGTCTCCAGCCGATGGCCCCGGAGCAGAAGGCCCGGTGGACCAAGGAGATCGACTGGCTCCTCTCCGTCGCCGATCACATCGTCGAGTTTGTTCCGTCACGTCAGGTGTCCGACGATGGCAGCACCATGGAG GTAATGATAACCCAGCAGCGCAAGGATCTGCAGATGAACATCCCCGCGCTGCGCAAGCTCGACATGATGCTCCTT GACTATCTTGACAGTTTCAGCGACAAACAGGAGTTCTGGTACGTTAAGAAAGAATCAAATGACTCTGAAAAGAGTGGCGACGCGCCGACGCAGGGTGACAAGTGGTGGCTCCCAACCGTCAAGGTCCCTCCGAATGGCCTGTCCGATTCTTCGAGGAGATGGCTTCAGCACCAGAAGGAGCTCGTCAACCAGGTCTTGAAGGCAACAATGGCCATCAATGCTAATGTTATTATGGAGATGGACGTTCCGGATGCTTACATGGAGTCTCTGCCTAAG AATGGAAAGTCGACCCTTGGGGACTCTATGTACAAGCTTATAACCGACGAGTATTTTGACCCCGAAGAACTCATCGCAACAGTCGACTTGTCGAACGAGTACAACATTGTTGATCTGAAGAATAGAATCGAAGCCTCCGTCGTCATTTGGCAGAAGAAAATGACGCAGAAGGACACAGGCAAGTTATCGTGGGGCCATGGTGTCAGTCACGAGAAGCGGGGGCGGTTCGAAGGGAGGGCGGAGAATGTTCTTCTCCTCCTTAAGCACAGGTTTCCTGGAATTTCTCAGTCAGCTCTAGACATCAGCAAAATCCAATATAACAGG TGCTTGTTACTCAGGTGCATTGCACGCACACATTTCTTTGTGCGTCTGTTTTTTGCAGGATGTTGGCAGTGCCATTTTGGAGAGCTATTCCAGGACACTCGAGAGTCTGGCCTTCACGGTCATGTCTCGCATCGAAGACGTCCTCCATGCTGA